One genomic region from Caballeronia sp. M1242 encodes:
- a CDS encoding IclR family transcriptional regulator, protein MAADPVSLDAAKATGTAAFSKFMAVLQLIADAAEPPTIARLTTQSGYPRPTVYRIVGALMAEGLVVESARGGCYTLGPRLMSLASRSWERSDLRIAAADALQALRDATQETVHLAVRSGAEMVYVEKLESPHAVRMASRIGTRVTLYSSSVGKAYLSTLSPAERDALLQGIPFQRFTPNTIVDRSALDAELDACHTRGYAEDREENEAQIFCYGSAIVGANGAPLGCVSVSIPLFRKSETPMETYVAPLKAACRAIAERMSPATR, encoded by the coding sequence ATGGCCGCTGATCCCGTCTCTCTCGACGCCGCAAAGGCAACCGGCACCGCCGCGTTCTCCAAGTTCATGGCGGTGCTGCAACTGATCGCCGACGCGGCCGAGCCGCCGACCATCGCGCGTCTGACGACGCAAAGCGGCTATCCGCGCCCGACGGTGTACCGCATCGTCGGCGCGTTGATGGCCGAAGGGCTCGTCGTCGAAAGCGCGCGCGGCGGCTGTTATACGCTCGGCCCGCGCCTGATGTCGCTCGCGAGCCGAAGCTGGGAGCGGTCCGACTTGCGCATCGCCGCCGCCGACGCGTTGCAGGCGCTGCGCGATGCCACGCAGGAAACCGTGCATCTGGCGGTGAGAAGCGGCGCGGAAATGGTGTACGTCGAGAAGCTGGAAAGCCCGCACGCGGTGCGCATGGCGTCGCGCATCGGCACGCGGGTCACGTTGTATTCGAGCTCGGTCGGCAAGGCGTATCTGTCGACGCTTTCGCCCGCCGAACGCGACGCGCTCCTGCAAGGCATCCCGTTCCAGCGATTCACGCCGAACACCATCGTCGACCGAAGCGCGCTCGATGCCGAACTGGACGCATGCCACACGCGCGGCTACGCCGAAGACCGCGAGGAGAACGAAGCGCAAATCTTCTGCTACGGCAGCGCGATCGTCGGCGCGAACGGCGCCCCGCTCGGCTGCGTCAGCGTGAGCATTCCGCTCTTCCGAAAAAGCGAAACGCCGATGGAAACCTACGTCGCGCCGCTGAAAGCTGCGTGCCGCGCGATCGCCGAGCGCATGAGTCCCGCCACGCGCTAA
- a CDS encoding AarF/UbiB family protein: MQRIARFFAVHGARAAPLAGGVPALSQLPRVFSLASDALTRHPALAEAAVRVALSEMEGLFTPYDAASFRSACALALAAAPRAEITEISAAPLRSGIAEQTHAARIEGVPVRITLLRADARQELADDLHLALAAARFAERRSATARELQAVQWLSRVRESVHSMIDLRQRAADQSYLRYRLRDDDRLAVPEVLWDFCNDAVLTTRAIDTVPLSDGHALASHGLKQADLIATLIEAFFEMALGQGVYHAGLDAAGARVSIDPGTRGKIVLEADNAISFFAAHERDFIVGVSNSLLEGDHKAAARTHLEHGRPDEHAAHHEVRVESTYRREAERFSSTDARQGAHVSHLFDAIGKAPAEHMFSAAHGRIASRAVLLSRSMETIERMAHTVAPDVDVWKIARRVIARLAADQFGCHGLLAHLAQEATHWPQLLPRLPTLIAKRAGASQGNAF; encoded by the coding sequence ATGCAACGCATCGCGCGCTTCTTCGCCGTGCATGGCGCGCGCGCCGCGCCGCTCGCGGGCGGCGTGCCGGCGTTGAGCCAGTTGCCGCGCGTGTTCTCGCTGGCGTCCGACGCGCTCACGCGGCATCCCGCGCTCGCGGAAGCGGCGGTGCGCGTGGCGCTGTCGGAGATGGAAGGTCTGTTCACGCCCTACGATGCCGCCAGCTTTCGCAGCGCGTGCGCCCTCGCGCTCGCAGCCGCGCCGCGCGCCGAAATCACCGAGATCAGCGCGGCGCCGCTGCGCTCGGGCATCGCGGAGCAGACGCATGCGGCACGCATCGAAGGCGTGCCGGTCCGCATCACGCTGCTTCGCGCGGACGCACGCCAGGAACTCGCCGATGACCTCCATCTGGCGCTCGCCGCCGCGCGCTTCGCCGAGCGGCGTTCGGCGACGGCCCGCGAGTTGCAGGCGGTGCAGTGGTTGAGCCGCGTGCGCGAGAGCGTGCATTCGATGATCGACCTGCGCCAGCGCGCCGCCGATCAGAGCTATCTGCGCTACCGCCTGCGCGACGACGATCGGCTCGCCGTGCCCGAAGTGCTCTGGGACTTTTGCAACGACGCTGTGCTGACGACGCGCGCGATCGACACCGTGCCGCTGTCGGACGGCCACGCGCTCGCATCGCACGGGCTCAAACAGGCGGATCTCATCGCGACGCTGATCGAGGCGTTCTTCGAAATGGCGCTCGGGCAGGGCGTGTATCACGCGGGGCTGGACGCGGCGGGCGCGCGCGTCAGCATCGATCCCGGCACGCGCGGCAAGATCGTGCTCGAAGCCGACAACGCCATTTCGTTCTTCGCTGCGCATGAGCGCGATTTCATCGTCGGGGTATCGAACTCGCTGCTCGAAGGCGACCACAAGGCGGCGGCGCGCACGCATCTCGAACACGGGCGGCCAGACGAACACGCGGCGCATCACGAAGTGCGCGTCGAATCGACGTATCGCCGAGAAGCGGAGCGGTTTTCGTCGACGGATGCGCGGCAGGGCGCGCACGTCTCGCATTTGTTCGATGCAATCGGCAAGGCGCCCGCCGAGCACATGTTCAGCGCCGCGCACGGGCGCATTGCGTCGCGGGCGGTGCTGCTGTCGCGTTCGATGGAGACGATCGAGCGCATGGCGCATACCGTCGCGCCGGATGTCGATGTGTGGAAGATCGCGCGGCGCGTGATCGCGCGGCTCGCGGCGGACCAGTTCGGCTGCCACGGTCTGCTCGCGCATCTGGCGCAGGAAGCGACGCACTGGCCGCAATTGCTGCCGCGCCTGCCGACTTTGATTGCCAAGCGCGCGGGCGCGTCGCAAGGCAACGCGTTCTGA